The Nerophis lumbriciformis linkage group LG15, RoL_Nlum_v2.1, whole genome shotgun sequence genome window below encodes:
- the mettl21ca gene encoding protein-lysine methyltransferase METTL21C, translating into MDHLSVGGEESVRSRVDMKQEEEENEKKQKDVCEKRQGWTPCFFRRPDREKYFYVGHDIIVQEALDSYAGMIWPAALALCQYLESNQQQVSVQDKAVLEIGAGTGLLSIVASLLGAWVTATDLPEVLGNLRFNLSKNTRGRCRHTPQVAPLSWGYDLERSYPTSVYRYDYILAADVVYHHDFLDQLLATMKHFCQPGTTLIWANKVRVESDLVFMDKFQKAFQTKVLVEDGEMKIFMATCGGLGGEGPARGGRRLP; encoded by the exons ATGGATCATTTGTCTGTGGGGGGCGAGGAGAGTGTGAGGAGCAGAGTGGACATgaagcaagaagaagaagagaacgaGAAGAAGCAGAAAG ATGTGTGTGAGAAAAGACAAGGTTGGACGCCATGTTTCTTCCGGAGACCTGACAGAGAAAAGTACTTCTATGTGGGTCATGACATCATAGTGCAGGAGGCCTTGGACTCTTACGCTGGCATGATTTGGCCTGCA GCGCTGGCTCTCTGTCAGTACCTGGAGTCGAACCAGCAGCAAGTGAGTGTGCAGGACAAGGCGGTGCTGGAGATCGGTGCAGGAACTGGTCTTCTGTCCATCGTGGCCTCACTGCTGG GAGCCTGGGTGACGGCCACAGACCTTCCAGAGGTTTTGGGCAACCTGCGATTCAACCTGAGCAAGAACACCAGGGGGCGCTGCAGACACACCCCCCAGGTGGCCCCCCTGTCATGGGGCTACGACCTGGAGCGCAGCTACCCCACCTCCGTCTACCGCTACGACTACATCCTGGCCGCTGACGTGGTCTACCACCACGACTTCCTGGACCAGCTCCTGGCCACCATGAAGCACTTCTGCCAGCCGGGGACCACCTTGATCTGGGCCAACAAGGTCCGGGTGGAGTCCGACCTGGTCTTCATGGACAAGTTCCAGAAGGCCTTCCAGACCAAGGTGCTGGTGGAGGATGGAGAGATGAAGATCTTCATGGCCACCTGTGGGGGACTAGGGGGGGAGGGGCCGGCCAGGGGAGGGAGGCGGTTGCCGTGA